In Leptodactylus fuscus isolate aLepFus1 chromosome 2, aLepFus1.hap2, whole genome shotgun sequence, one genomic interval encodes:
- the HSPA13 gene encoding heat shock 70 kDa protein 13 isoform X1 — protein sequence MSGEMTILGSAILTLLLAGYLAQQYLPMPTPKVIGIDLGTTYCSVGVFHPGTGDVKVIADQSGHQSIPSTVSFTKDDVYAGYEGLELADANPQNTIYDAKRFIGKIFTPEELERESERYPFKVLYKDGEAVYSIKTNETITVSPEYIGSQLLLKLKKMAEEYLGIPVSKAVISVPAEFDERQRNYTVRAANLAGLDILRIINEPTAAAMAYGLHKADVFYVLVVDLGGGTLDVSLLNKQGGMFLTRAMAGNNKLGGQDFNQRLLQYLYNSIYSTYGSLPPLKEEIHRLRQSVEAVKLNLTLYDSSWVRMPLTLPRRQPSKAEEQSQTAHPKEEATRHREEDHPKMEKIHFQAEISRKLFEHLNKDLFEKILVPIEQVLKEGHLAKDEVDEIVLVGGSTRIPRIRQVIRDYFNKEPNTSVDPDLAVVTGVAIQAGIVGGSWPLQVSAIEIPNRHLRKTNFN from the exons ATGTCCGGGGAGATGACCATACTGG GTTCTGCTATTCTGACTCTCCTCTTGGCGGGTTACCTGGCACAGCAGTATCTACCTATGCCGACTCCCAAGGTGATTGGCATAGATCTTGGCACCACGTACTGCTCCGTTGGCGTATTTCATCCTGGCACAGGAGACGTGAAAGTCATCGCAGATCAGAGCGGACATCAGAGTATACCGAGCACGGTGTCCTTTACTAAAGACGACGTGTACGCGGGGTACGAAGGCCTGGAGCTCGCCGACGCCAATCCGCAGAACACCATATATGACGCCAAGAGGTTTATTGGGAAAATCTTTACCCCTGAGGAGTTGGAGAGGGAAAGTGAGAGGTATCCGTTTAAG GTTCTCTACAAGGACGGTGAGGCCGTGTATTCTATCAAAACCAATGAGACGATCACGGTCAGCCCGGAGTACATCGGCTCTCAGCTGCTTCTGAAACTGAAGAAGATGGCGGAGGAGTATCTGGGCATTCCTGTCTCTAAGGCCGTCATCTCCGTGCCGGCAGAGTTTGATGAAAGACAACGCAACTACACTGTTCGGGCGGCTAATCTAGCGG GTCTAGATATTCTGAGAATTATCAATGAGCCCACAGCAGCAGCCATGGCCTACGGGTTACACAAGGCTGACGTCTTCTACGTCCTGGTGGTGGATTTGGGAGGAGGAACGTTGGATGTGTCCCTTCTGAATAAGCAAGGAGGAATGTTCCTAACAAGAGCCATGGCAG GTAACAATAAACTTGGCGGACAGGACTTCAACCAGAGACTCTTACAGTATTTGTACAACAGCATTTACAGCACCTACGGGTCACTGCCACCCCTCAAAGAAGAAATCCACAGGCTCCGGCAGTCTGTGGAGGCCGTCAAGTTGAACCTCACCTTGTACGATTCCTCCTGGGTCCGTATGCCATTGACCTTGCCCAGGCGACAACCAAGCAAAGCAGAAGAGCAGAGTCAAACGGCGCATCCGAAAGAGGAAGCCACACGACACAGAGAGGAGGACCACCCCAAAATGGAAAAGATCCATTTCCAAGCTGAAATTTCACGCAAGCTCTTTGAGCACCTGAATAAAGATCTTTTCGAGAAGATTCTGGTGCCCATTGAACAAGTGTTAAAGGAGGGACACCTAGCCAAAGACGAAGTGGATGAAATCGTCCTGGTCGGCGGTTCCACCCGAATACCCCGCATACGCCAAGTGATCAGGGACTACTTTAACAAAGAACCGAACACCTCTGTAGACCCGGATTTGGCGGTGGTAACGGGGGTGGCGATACAGGCGGGCATTGTAGGGGGGTCCTGGCCGCTTCAAGTCAGTGCCATAGAAATACCCAACAGACATTTACGGAAAACTAACTTTAACTAA
- the HSPA13 gene encoding heat shock 70 kDa protein 13 isoform X2, which produces MSGEMTILGSAILTLLLAGYLAQQYLPMPTPKVIGIDLGTTYCSVGVFHPGTGDVKVIADQSGHQSIPSTVSFTKDDVYAGYEGLELADANPQNTIYDAKRFIGKIFTPEELERESERYPFKVLYKDGEAVYSIKTNETITVSPEYIGSQLLLKLKKMAEEYLGIPVSKAVISVPAEFDERQRNYTVRAANLAGNNKLGGQDFNQRLLQYLYNSIYSTYGSLPPLKEEIHRLRQSVEAVKLNLTLYDSSWVRMPLTLPRRQPSKAEEQSQTAHPKEEATRHREEDHPKMEKIHFQAEISRKLFEHLNKDLFEKILVPIEQVLKEGHLAKDEVDEIVLVGGSTRIPRIRQVIRDYFNKEPNTSVDPDLAVVTGVAIQAGIVGGSWPLQVSAIEIPNRHLRKTNFN; this is translated from the exons ATGTCCGGGGAGATGACCATACTGG GTTCTGCTATTCTGACTCTCCTCTTGGCGGGTTACCTGGCACAGCAGTATCTACCTATGCCGACTCCCAAGGTGATTGGCATAGATCTTGGCACCACGTACTGCTCCGTTGGCGTATTTCATCCTGGCACAGGAGACGTGAAAGTCATCGCAGATCAGAGCGGACATCAGAGTATACCGAGCACGGTGTCCTTTACTAAAGACGACGTGTACGCGGGGTACGAAGGCCTGGAGCTCGCCGACGCCAATCCGCAGAACACCATATATGACGCCAAGAGGTTTATTGGGAAAATCTTTACCCCTGAGGAGTTGGAGAGGGAAAGTGAGAGGTATCCGTTTAAG GTTCTCTACAAGGACGGTGAGGCCGTGTATTCTATCAAAACCAATGAGACGATCACGGTCAGCCCGGAGTACATCGGCTCTCAGCTGCTTCTGAAACTGAAGAAGATGGCGGAGGAGTATCTGGGCATTCCTGTCTCTAAGGCCGTCATCTCCGTGCCGGCAGAGTTTGATGAAAGACAACGCAACTACACTGTTCGGGCGGCTAATCTAGCGG GTAACAATAAACTTGGCGGACAGGACTTCAACCAGAGACTCTTACAGTATTTGTACAACAGCATTTACAGCACCTACGGGTCACTGCCACCCCTCAAAGAAGAAATCCACAGGCTCCGGCAGTCTGTGGAGGCCGTCAAGTTGAACCTCACCTTGTACGATTCCTCCTGGGTCCGTATGCCATTGACCTTGCCCAGGCGACAACCAAGCAAAGCAGAAGAGCAGAGTCAAACGGCGCATCCGAAAGAGGAAGCCACACGACACAGAGAGGAGGACCACCCCAAAATGGAAAAGATCCATTTCCAAGCTGAAATTTCACGCAAGCTCTTTGAGCACCTGAATAAAGATCTTTTCGAGAAGATTCTGGTGCCCATTGAACAAGTGTTAAAGGAGGGACACCTAGCCAAAGACGAAGTGGATGAAATCGTCCTGGTCGGCGGTTCCACCCGAATACCCCGCATACGCCAAGTGATCAGGGACTACTTTAACAAAGAACCGAACACCTCTGTAGACCCGGATTTGGCGGTGGTAACGGGGGTGGCGATACAGGCGGGCATTGTAGGGGGGTCCTGGCCGCTTCAAGTCAGTGCCATAGAAATACCCAACAGACATTTACGGAAAACTAACTTTAACTAA